Proteins from a single region of Candidatus Micrarchaeum acidiphilum ARMAN-2:
- a CDS encoding transposase, IS605 OrfB family yields the protein MKLTQVITINPNKKTEEALVNLSKIANGLYNSALYENNKRYKAEKKFSFYEDMCKNLKDNTLYGLLASQSAQAVLQKAEGSIKSFLALHKKGANAEFPHYHKKDTEWILPYKSQQIKLKKNKITLPMSLAYRKERGISYISFRIPKLRYEGRLAYLEIFRSEGKWKVSLVFDVQDAESLTPRENLYIDIGVKNLAAIYDGKNTTLYKGGIVLAENQYKDKKVAEVQKILATQNKRTSKEKRRLSRQARRRIKQRIHAMTSKIVNTAKSEGKGIVIGDLNGIRNSMHFRKKTNQANHQWIFGQITSQLEYKSKLNGVLFGKVSEKDTSKICALCGNKEHGRIHRGMYRCKLYNVVFNADADGALNIMKKYLRIPLSKGSGIGVVAALAQPAVLQWNEHEWRNEAMVPNATTAMIS from the coding sequence ATGAAGCTAACACAGGTCATAACAATAAATCCAAATAAAAAGACAGAAGAGGCATTGGTGAACCTATCAAAAATAGCCAATGGTTTGTATAACTCCGCCTTGTATGAAAATAATAAGAGGTACAAGGCCGAAAAGAAGTTTTCTTTCTATGAAGATATGTGCAAGAACCTAAAAGACAACACGCTTTATGGGCTTCTCGCGTCGCAGTCCGCGCAGGCTGTGCTCCAAAAGGCAGAGGGAAGCATAAAATCTTTTCTTGCGTTGCATAAGAAAGGCGCAAATGCGGAATTTCCGCACTACCATAAAAAAGATACCGAATGGATACTGCCATACAAATCACAGCAGATTAAACTAAAGAAGAATAAAATAACGCTTCCAATGTCCCTTGCATACAGAAAGGAAAGAGGAATATCATACATCAGCTTCAGGATCCCAAAATTGAGGTATGAGGGAAGGCTTGCGTATCTTGAGATATTCAGATCAGAAGGGAAATGGAAGGTTTCATTGGTATTCGATGTCCAAGACGCAGAATCCCTAACACCAAGAGAAAATCTCTACATAGATATTGGCGTGAAGAACCTCGCCGCAATATACGACGGCAAGAATACAACCCTGTACAAAGGAGGCATTGTGCTCGCAGAAAACCAGTACAAGGACAAGAAGGTCGCAGAGGTGCAGAAGATTCTGGCAACACAGAATAAACGAACCAGCAAGGAGAAAAGAAGGCTTTCGAGGCAGGCAAGAAGAAGGATAAAACAGCGGATTCATGCGATGACGTCAAAGATTGTCAATACTGCAAAGAGTGAGGGGAAAGGGATAGTCATAGGCGACCTGAACGGAATAAGGAATTCCATGCATTTCAGGAAAAAGACGAATCAGGCAAACCACCAATGGATATTTGGGCAGATAACCTCACAGCTGGAATACAAGTCAAAACTAAACGGCGTGCTGTTCGGGAAAGTAAGCGAGAAGGATACCTCAAAGATCTGTGCGCTTTGCGGCAATAAAGAACATGGAAGAATCCACAGGGGCATGTACAGATGTAAACTGTACAACGTCGTGTTCAACGCCGATGCCGACGGTGCATTGAACATAATGAAAAAGTATCTCCGAATCCCATTGTCGAAAGGCAGCGGGATAGGAGTAGTGGCTGCATTGGCGCAGCCTGCGGTACTTCAATGGAATGAGCACGAATGGCGCAATGAGGCAATGGTGCCGAATGCGACTACTGCGATGATTTCATGA
- a CDS encoding 3,4-dihydroxy-2-butanone 4-phosphate synthase: MGVKEAAASLKSGKPVLLFDSEDREGETDLVFASQFADSSAIRMLRKEAGGLVCVAMPYGIAEYLGIPFMAEVYRNSGMKIFDMLNDRDVKYDTKSSFSITVNHRNTFTGIPDNDRALTVMEFSHVVALAARKDSRAVDEFTGNFRSPGHVHLLIGDKNMIVGRRGHTELSLALAELGGLVPCTAIAEMLGEDGKSLGKRDAAEYARRSDLEFVEGKEVVNEYLKRRQGWDIQQ, from the coding sequence ATGGGGGTGAAGGAGGCTGCAGCATCGCTAAAATCCGGAAAGCCCGTTTTGCTGTTCGACTCAGAGGACAGGGAGGGTGAGACAGATTTGGTCTTTGCCTCGCAGTTTGCCGACAGCTCAGCCATCAGGATGCTCAGGAAGGAAGCTGGAGGGCTCGTTTGCGTGGCGATGCCGTATGGCATTGCAGAATATCTGGGTATACCGTTCATGGCTGAAGTTTACAGGAATTCGGGTATGAAAATCTTTGACATGCTCAATGACAGAGATGTTAAGTATGACACTAAGTCATCTTTTTCAATAACAGTAAACCATAGAAACACTTTTACAGGCATACCAGACAATGACAGGGCGCTTACCGTGATGGAGTTCTCACATGTGGTGGCACTGGCTGCACGGAAAGATTCCCGGGCTGTAGACGAATTTACGGGCAATTTTAGGAGCCCCGGTCACGTGCACTTGCTTATTGGCGACAAGAATATGATAGTCGGAAGGAGAGGGCATACAGAGTTGTCACTTGCGCTTGCAGAGCTTGGCGGGCTGGTGCCGTGCACTGCAATAGCCGAAATGCTGGGTGAAGACGGCAAATCGCTGGGAAAACGCGATGCGGCAGAATATGCCCGCAGAAGCGACCTAGAATTTGTAGAGGGAAAAGAAGTTGTAAATGAGTACTTGAAAAGACGCCAGGGTTGGGATATCCAGCAATAG
- a CDS encoding lysyl-tRNA synthetase — translation MAEQFKADKLAKLQALGIDPYPYEFDQRNHAAEITSAFEEFNGKAVSAAGRIVGMRHMGKLYFMDLLDQTGKIQVLASASDLDEMSLKIVDLLDTGDIIGVHGTVTKTKRGEISIGASEVVMLSKSLKSMPEKFHGLNDVEIRYRKRYLDLIANPEVRNFFITRAKILKYMRDFLDSRGYTEFETPVLQPAYGGANATPFVTHYNAIDSDVYLRISDELYLKRLIIGGFEKVYEVSKDFRNEDMDSTHNPEFTQIEAYEAYKDYNDYMEMTEELLGGMVKHIFGSHKIEHRGRELDFTPPFKKLYWVEELKKRSGIDVSRITDSESKEISQKEKLDIPIKNAYHVADALFDKYIKPELFNPTFVVDFPAYMCPLTKDKRGNKLLSERFELYIAGVEVANCYSELTDPIEQKAKFEEQESERKHGDTEAPPSDADFIDAIEYGMPPTAGIGISIDRPAAILTNNISIKEIIPFPAERPLPKHDKKK, via the coding sequence TTGGCAGAACAATTCAAGGCCGACAAGCTCGCGAAGCTGCAGGCTCTCGGAATAGATCCGTATCCATACGAGTTCGATCAGAGAAATCACGCCGCTGAAATTACGTCGGCATTTGAAGAATTCAACGGCAAGGCGGTCTCTGCCGCTGGCAGGATAGTGGGAATGCGGCACATGGGAAAGCTCTATTTTATGGACTTGCTGGACCAAACGGGCAAGATACAGGTCCTTGCGTCGGCGTCAGACCTTGATGAGATGAGCCTAAAGATTGTGGACCTCCTAGACACTGGCGACATAATCGGAGTACACGGCACTGTCACAAAGACCAAGCGCGGAGAGATAAGCATAGGCGCATCTGAAGTAGTGATGCTCTCAAAGTCCCTTAAATCCATGCCTGAAAAGTTCCACGGCCTTAATGACGTGGAAATACGCTACAGGAAAAGATACCTGGACCTCATAGCCAATCCGGAGGTGCGCAATTTTTTTATAACCCGGGCGAAGATTCTGAAGTACATGCGCGACTTCCTAGACTCCAGAGGATACACCGAATTTGAAACTCCGGTGCTGCAGCCCGCCTACGGTGGCGCGAATGCGACTCCGTTCGTCACGCACTACAATGCGATAGACAGCGACGTTTACCTCCGTATATCCGATGAGCTTTATCTGAAGAGGCTGATAATAGGCGGGTTTGAGAAGGTCTACGAAGTCTCGAAGGACTTTAGGAACGAGGACATGGACTCGACCCACAACCCGGAATTCACACAGATAGAGGCCTACGAGGCTTACAAGGACTACAACGACTATATGGAAATGACCGAGGAGCTTCTGGGTGGCATGGTCAAGCACATATTCGGCTCGCACAAAATAGAACACCGCGGCAGGGAGCTCGATTTCACACCGCCGTTCAAGAAGCTGTACTGGGTTGAGGAGCTGAAAAAAAGGTCTGGCATAGACGTATCAAGGATAACAGACAGCGAATCAAAGGAAATATCACAGAAGGAAAAATTAGACATACCGATAAAGAACGCCTACCACGTCGCCGACGCGCTTTTCGACAAGTACATAAAGCCCGAGCTGTTCAACCCAACTTTCGTGGTGGATTTTCCCGCATACATGTGCCCTCTTACCAAGGACAAGCGCGGCAACAAGCTGCTGAGCGAAAGGTTCGAGCTCTATATCGCTGGCGTAGAAGTGGCAAACTGCTATTCAGAGCTGACTGATCCGATAGAGCAGAAGGCCAAATTCGAAGAGCAGGAATCCGAAAGGAAGCATGGCGACACCGAGGCTCCGCCTTCAGATGCTGACTTCATAGATGCCATCGAGTATGGCATGCCCCCTACTGCCGGGATAGGCATTTCAATAGACCGCCCCGCGGCCATACTTACCAACAACATATCTATAAAGGAGATAATACCATTTCCAGCGGAGCGCCCGCTGCCAAAGCACGATAAGAAAAAATAG
- a CDS encoding ornithine carbamoyltransferase: protein MNILSSNDLDREQIEKIFNLADKIKENKEELSLKENSILALFFEKASTRTRTSFEAAITQLGGKGIYIDAQTSQLKRGEPISDIARMLSSYCDFIAARLYSHSDLVSMAEHSSVPVINALTDLEHPTQALVDMYTVLEYKRNPKNVKIAFVGDIATNTANSLMITAAKLGASMVLVGPKGYLPNSTYFNKAKEYGEITFTDEIEKGMEDVDIIYTDTFVSMGQEEEAEKRRKMFADYQVNSKMLEYANEDVLVMHCLPAHRGEEITGEVIDGPKSIVWEQAKNKLLIAKAVLLFLSQSNR, encoded by the coding sequence ATGAATATCCTAAGCTCAAACGATCTGGATAGGGAGCAGATAGAGAAGATATTCAATCTTGCAGACAAAATAAAGGAGAACAAGGAGGAGCTCTCGCTGAAGGAAAACAGCATTCTCGCGCTGTTCTTTGAAAAGGCTTCGACGAGGACTAGGACCTCATTCGAAGCTGCGATAACCCAGCTCGGCGGAAAGGGCATATACATAGACGCGCAGACATCGCAGCTCAAGCGCGGCGAACCTATAAGCGACATAGCTCGCATGCTGAGCAGCTACTGCGACTTCATCGCTGCCCGGCTGTATAGCCACTCAGACCTGGTATCAATGGCCGAGCACTCGTCAGTGCCAGTGATAAACGCACTTACCGACTTGGAGCACCCCACACAGGCCCTGGTTGACATGTATACGGTGCTGGAATACAAGAGAAACCCAAAAAATGTAAAGATTGCTTTTGTAGGAGACATAGCGACGAACACCGCAAATTCGCTTATGATAACAGCCGCGAAGCTTGGCGCATCAATGGTGCTGGTAGGGCCAAAGGGCTACCTGCCGAACAGCACATACTTCAACAAGGCGAAGGAGTACGGCGAAATAACGTTTACGGACGAAATAGAAAAGGGAATGGAGGACGTTGACATAATATACACAGACACATTCGTCAGCATGGGACAGGAAGAGGAGGCCGAAAAGCGCCGCAAGATGTTCGCTGACTATCAGGTAAACAGCAAGATGCTCGAATACGCGAACGAAGACGTCCTTGTAATGCACTGCCTTCCAGCGCACAGGGGAGAGGAAATAACCGGCGAAGTAATAGACGGCCCGAAGAGTATAGTCTGGGAGCAGGCAAAAAACAAGCTGCTGATAGCCAAAGCCGTGCTGCTATTTCTATCGCAGAGCAACCGCTGA